A DNA window from Allokutzneria albata contains the following coding sequences:
- a CDS encoding M1 family metallopeptidase yields the protein MAVRIRRVSSSVTLLLCGLSLCPATAAAQDDTIGTDGYVHVAPNGTVLGVDPYYPTDGNGGYDVTDYDVTLSYDPANKFLNARTVVTAVTTQRLSRFNLDLRELTVSEVRVNGAPAAFTRAKEHELVITPASVLPEGATFTVTVVYCGRPSAEYTPRAWTGWRTSWTGGAFAAGAPHSASTWFPVNDTTADKATFSVTATVPNGWTAVSNGVRKSVQGGQRTTVAWSEDKPIAPSAIMIGIDRFTARESTLPGGTPVFDAFAPGIDAGALAAKLPAVVDFLRGKLGPFPYDAAGGMYVADRLGFAHPAQGRPVFGAGAGEAALVQAVAAQWWGNRLAIKMWKDQPLVDSFSRYLVWLWDEQRHGVSVEQRYRDAVARADTAFWGRKLSDPGRGREFSVTDKGVLMVHALRKHIGDEDFFAVLREFPEINDNWNQGWYDWELYTAAVADMDLKPFFDAWVDGTTKPTGFLG from the coding sequence ATGGCTGTGCGCATCCGACGAGTCAGCTCGTCGGTCACCCTGCTGTTGTGCGGCCTGTCCCTGTGCCCGGCGACCGCCGCCGCGCAGGACGACACGATCGGCACCGACGGCTACGTGCACGTCGCGCCGAACGGCACCGTGCTCGGTGTCGACCCGTACTACCCGACCGACGGCAACGGCGGCTACGACGTCACCGACTACGACGTGACCCTGTCCTACGACCCGGCGAACAAGTTCCTCAACGCCAGGACGGTCGTCACGGCCGTGACGACCCAGCGGTTGAGCCGGTTCAACCTCGACCTGCGCGAGCTGACGGTGAGCGAGGTGCGGGTGAACGGCGCACCCGCCGCGTTCACCCGGGCCAAGGAGCACGAGCTGGTGATCACGCCCGCCTCGGTCCTGCCCGAAGGCGCGACGTTCACCGTGACGGTCGTCTACTGTGGACGGCCGTCGGCCGAGTACACCCCACGCGCCTGGACGGGGTGGCGCACCTCGTGGACCGGCGGGGCGTTCGCCGCGGGCGCGCCGCACTCGGCCAGCACGTGGTTCCCGGTCAACGACACCACGGCGGACAAGGCGACGTTCAGCGTCACGGCGACGGTGCCGAACGGTTGGACGGCCGTCTCCAACGGCGTCCGCAAGTCCGTCCAGGGCGGACAGCGGACCACCGTGGCGTGGTCGGAGGACAAGCCGATCGCACCCTCGGCGATCATGATCGGCATCGACCGGTTCACCGCGCGCGAGTCGACGCTCCCCGGCGGCACGCCGGTGTTCGACGCCTTCGCCCCGGGCATCGACGCCGGTGCGCTCGCCGCCAAGCTGCCCGCCGTCGTGGACTTCCTGCGCGGCAAGCTCGGTCCGTTCCCGTACGACGCGGCCGGCGGGATGTACGTGGCGGACAGGCTGGGCTTCGCGCACCCCGCACAGGGCAGGCCGGTGTTCGGCGCTGGTGCGGGCGAGGCCGCGCTGGTCCAGGCGGTGGCCGCGCAATGGTGGGGCAACCGCCTGGCCATCAAGATGTGGAAGGACCAGCCGCTGGTGGACTCGTTCTCGCGGTACCTGGTGTGGCTGTGGGACGAGCAGCGCCACGGGGTGTCGGTCGAGCAGCGCTACCGCGACGCGGTGGCCCGCGCGGACACGGCGTTCTGGGGCCGCAAGCTCTCCGACCCCGGCAGGGGGCGGGAGTTCTCGGTGACCGACAAGGGTGTGCTGATGGTGCACGCACTGCGCAAGCACATCGGTGACGAGGACTTCTTCGCCGTGCTCCGGGAGTTCCCCGAGATCAACGACAACTGGAACCAGGGCTGGTACGACTGGGAGCTCTACACCGCCGCGGTGGCCGACATGGACCTCAAGCCCTTCTTCGACGCCTGGGTGGACGGCACGACCAAGCCCACCGGGTTCCTGGGCTGA